A single window of Dermacentor albipictus isolate Rhodes 1998 colony chromosome 1, USDA_Dalb.pri_finalv2, whole genome shotgun sequence DNA harbors:
- the LOC139057524 gene encoding uncharacterized protein: protein MEFFKSESRSVGAPAASTVLCEIGALTALVTGSVCPTCCERKLAVREAAEKRKGLSSHLELRCENTDCPESVLSFTHTSKRIVSAGACGDPGVNTRYDSGSSRDGFAVNVKAVLAARAIGVGYDQLSRFCAIIGLPKPLHHKTFHAISKKLHGAAMEAVCQNLELARKVTKDAVGGGDVPVMFDGTWQKRGHKSHNGVGTAVSLDTGLCLDFEVLSNYCLACSIHKDMGDDDEVWQAFHRPVCEKNTECSSHAMEPEAAVRIWQRTLSYETPLRFTSFLSDGDSKAFTAVCGAEVYGDTVIEKEECTNHVAKRLGTALRKMTTPLPRGEKLTVAAIQKLQTYYQIAITNNKGSVRSMYTAIWASYFHCCSSDGASSHKFCPAEPDSWCKHRRAEALGEPTPRHTPLLTKAQGLAIMPIYKRLTDEKLLARCLHGKTQNAAESLNSKIWLLCPKTKFASRTSVETATAIAVLLYNKGHAGFEEVLQEIGVLPPEDLVTHSDHSDDMRVKKINLKQTAEARAHRRSAVKRARTEETNRRSREGPSYSAGAF, encoded by the coding sequence ATGGAATTCTTCAAAAGCGAATCAAGGTCAGTCGGCGCCCCTGCTGCTAGCACGGTGTTGTGCGAGATCGGCGCATTGACGGCACTGGTGACAGGTTCGGTATGCCCGACTTGCTGTGAACGGAAACTCGCCGTCCGAGAAGCAGCTGAGAAGCGCAAAGGACTTTCGTCGCACCTGGAGCTACGCTGCGAAAATACCGACTGCCCTGAATCTGTGCTTTCATTCACGCACACGTCGAAGCGGATCGTCTCGGCCGGCGCGTGCGGTGACCCCGGGGTGAACACTCGCTACGACAGCGGGAGCTCGCGCGACGGCTTTGCCGTAAACGTGAAGGCTGTTTTGGCAGCGCGTGCTATAGGAGTTGGATATGACCAGCTTTCGCGATTTTGTGCGATCATCGGCCTTCCAAAACCGCTGCATCACAAGACATTCCATGCTATTTCTAAGAAGCTCCATGGTGCTGCAATGGAAGCTGTTTGCCAAAACTTGGAACTGGCGCGAAAAGTCACGAAAGACGCCGTTGGCGGCGGCGATGTGCCAGTCATGTTTGACGGCACTTGGCAAAAAAGGGGCCATAAAAGCCACAACGGAGTGGGCACAGCTGTTTCCCTGGACACAGGTCTTTGCTTGGACTTTGAAGTCCTTTCAAATTACTGTCTTGCTTGCAGTATCCACAAGGAcatgggtgatgatgatgaggtatGGCAAGCCTTTCATCGTCCTGTATGTGAAAAAAACACCGAATGTTCATCCCATGCAATGGAACCTGAAGCAGCAGTGCGCATATGGCAGAGGACTTTGTCATACGAGACCCCACTGCGCTTCACAAGCTTCTTGAGTGATGGGGACAGCAAAGCCTTTACTGCCGTCTGTGGGGCTGAGGTGTACGGTGACACTGTCATCGAAAAAGAAGAGTGCACCAACCACGTTGCAAAACGCCTAGGCACTGCTCTGCGAAAAATGACAACGCCACTGCCACGAGGTGAAAAGCTAACGGTCGCAGCCATCCAGAAACTGCAGACATACTACCAAATAGCCATAACAAATAACAAGGGCAGTGTGCGCAGCATGTACACTGCTATATGGGCCTCATATTTTCATTGTTGCTCCAGTGATGGGGCCAGCAGCCACAAATTTTGCCCTGCTGAACCAGATTCCTGGTGCAAACATAGGCGTGCTGAAGCACTGGGGGAGCCTACACCACGCCACACCCCCTTGTTGACAAAAGCTCAGGGCTTGGCAATTATGCCTATATATAAGCGCCTTACTGATGAGAAGCTCCTGGCTCGGTGCCTTCATGGCAAGACGCAAAACGCAGCAGAGTCACTCAACAGCAAGATATGGCTGCTGTGTCCAAAAACAAAATTTGCTTCCCGGACATCTGTGGAGACAGCCACGGCTATTGCCGTGCTGTTGTACAATAAAGGCCATGCGGGCTTTGAAGAAGTCCTACAAGAGATTGGAGTACTTCCCCCAGAAGACTTGGTCACACATAGCGACCATTCTGATGACATGCGCGTAAAGAAAATAAACTTGAAGCAAACCGCAGAAGCAAGGGCGCACCGTCGTAGCGCAGTGAAAAGGGCTCGCACCGAGGAGACCAACCGTAGGAGCCGGGAAGGGCCAAGCTACAGTGCAGGAGCATTCTAG